In the genome of Calothrix sp. PCC 6303, the window GTCACCCACACGTAGGGTGTAATATCCCGCATTTCCTTTCCACTCGCAAAAACTCGATTGGGGTACTGGAATTAGATATTCCATTTTGATATCTTCGGGAGGTAAATAATATACTGGGGGATGACTGGTTTCTAGTACCCGCTTGGCTTTGTTTGTTTCAGCGATCGCAACACCGTTGAATATAATCTTAATGTGTTTACTTGTGTCCTCAAGACGTGGTGGACGGGGGTAATCCCATACTGATTCTTGTCCTGTTTGAGGCTGAATTCGCTCTGGTTGCATAGCTGAATAATAGTTATAGTTACGAACAAGTATAAATTCTATATTGTCCGAATTCTGATTTTCAACTTTTGGAGCTAAACTTAGTCATGAGAAAAAGTTATATCAATCATATATCGATGCCAAAATTGAGTAAATTAAAAAAGTGGCTTTTATTTGGAGTCAGTTTATTCTTATTTGCGAATATAGAATTTAACCTTACCTTAAGTACATTTCCAGAGGTGGAATTTTTTGGTGATTCATCTGAAGCTACTCAAATTTTTCAAATAACTGTGGAAAGTTTAAAAAGTTTTATTGATAGTCAAGCTAATAATTTTGCAACCAATTTTATAATTGTAGATGTTCGCACCCCCCAAGAATATCAAATTACCAAAATTTCGGATGCTGTAAATATACCTCTGGCAGATATTCAACAAGGTACAGGAATTCAAAAAGTAAAATCGATAGCTAAAAATCAGAAAATAATTCTCTATTGTTCAGCGGGTGTGCGTTCAGCTAAAGCTTTAAAATTACTTAATCAAGCTGGAATTTCCGGAATTAATCTTCAAGGAGGAATCCGGGAATGGAGAACAAAAATTGAGCCAACTATGCCGAAATCTTAGTCAAAATCATTAATAAATATGGATTTGCCAGATTTAACACTCATAATTAGTATTTTATTATTTATCAGCCTCGAAAATACTTTCCCGTTTTTTAAATTTAGGTCTAGCTTTTCCCAAAGAACTTACCCTAACTTACTATTAGCGATAATTAACATCACTTTGAGTAACTTTTCTCTAGTAGTTTTACTCAATTGGATTTGGCAGCAAAATTCTTGGTATGGTTTACTAAACTGGATTCAATTACCTTGGGTAGCAGCGGTAATATCTTTTTTAGTTTTAGATTTATATATGTATTGGTGGCATCGTTTAATACATATTTTTCCATTAGGATGGCGATTTCATCAAGTTCATCATGTGGAGATGTCAATGAATACATCTACCGCTTATAAATTCCATCCAATCGAAGTTTTAATGTCAGGTTTACCTAAGTTATTGTTAATTTGGTTTTTGGGAATTAAACCTAATTATTTACTATTTTATGAGGTAATTTTGTCGGTGGGATTAATTTTCCATCATAGTAATTGGTCAATACCCTGGAAGTTAGATAAATATCTAAGCTATTTGATTGTAACTCCCAACTACCACCGCTTACATCATTCGCAATCAATCAAAGATAGTCAATCCAATTATGCCAGCTTTTTTACTATCTGGGATAGAGTATTTAAATCTTACCGCTATCCAAGATATCCTGAAAAAATTCAATTAGGATTGTTTGAATATAATCAGGATTTAGATATCGTCAAGTTAATTTTTTTGCCATTCAAAAATCATCGTTTTTTTGATAAGATGCACCCTAAGCTATGAGAAAAGCTCAATAAGACAGATTTTTCTCGTAGCTAGTTATTATTGACTGCTTAATTAATCATTGATTCTGGGTATATTACTGCTGAAAGCAATTTCATCAATGATACTAAAGCATGAATTTTGGTCAAAAATTTGAACTACCTTAAGGGTAAAATATATTTACATCAGATTTAGCCTATAAATAGACACAGATTGAAGTTTAATTAAACATACTGAAGCCGACTAAAGCTACTAAGCTGTCGTCTTTGCCTAAGTAGTCCACATGAAAAGAATTTCACCATCAGGTATGTAATGGATTTTCCCATTACTGATTGCTTACTTAGAAGTTAATTGGTTAACTATTTTACCCTTTAGTTACTGACTAAAACCGGGACTTCTGGTGCCTCTTCAGTACAAATCGGCAATGGTTGTGCTGAACGTAACACCGCATCTAGCAAACCTGGGAATAATATTTCCAAATCATCTCGTCGCAAAGTGTTGATGTGTTGTGTTCCTTCTTTTCTGGTCAAAACTACTCCAGATTCGCGCAAAATCTTGAAATGGTTGGACATTGTTGATTTTGCGATCGCAAAATCAAATCCAGCGCAACATTGCTCACCAATTGTTGCCAATTGTCGCACGATTTCGAGGCGAACTGGGTCGCCAAAGGCGTATAATACACCTGCTAAGGTCATGTCTTTCCGGTCTGGGTGATACAAAAATCTCATACTTGCATTATCTAACAAAAGGGACTATATTTTATTTATTCGATAAAACCGAACAAATGAATTTTAGAGGTACTTGAGATATGTCATCCGTTACTCATGTTACAGAAGCCACATTTAAGCAGGAAGTCATGGAAAGTGAAATACCAGTATTAGTAGATTTTTGGGCACCCTGGTGTGGTCCTTGTCGGATGCTTTCCCCTGTAGTAGATGAAGTTGCTGTCGAGTACGAGGGACAGGTGAAAGTGGTAAAGCTGAATACTGATCAGAATCCTACGGTTGCTAGCCATTATGGGATTCGCAGTATTCCCACACTGATGGTATTCAAAGGCGGTCGTCAGGTAGATACGGTTGTCGGCGCAGTGCCAAAAACAACTTTATCTAAAACTTTATCACAGTATTTATAACAAAGTTAATAAGTATTGGGTAATTGGAAATTAGAAATTTGTGGCTGATGGCAAAATCCATACCTAAAGAAAGATTTTGATTTGACTTGGAGGGAACTATGCTGTCTATGGTTCAAGCCAAAAGTAAGAGGGGTTTTCTCTTGCATCCAATACATCTTCACTCAGCCCAAACTCTTTGTCTGAAAGCATTTGGGAATATGATATCTATTTGAAGTCAAGAAAAATCAACATAGCAAAATGGCTTGAAAGCAATATTAATTGTGCTTCCCTCCTAACTTATTTCCTCCAGAGGTGTGAATATGAATACGACTGATGTAAATTTGTTTGCCCCTTACAAGTTAGCTAAATTAGAGCTGCCTAACCGGGTGATAATGGCACCGTTGACCAGACAAAGGGCGGGTGAGGGGAATGTCCCCCATGAGCTAAATGCTACCTACTATGCTCAACGTGCTAGTGCCGGATTAATTATTGCTGAGGCTTCCCAAGTTTGCCCCCAAGGGCAGGGGTATCCCCATACACCAGGTATCCATTCTCCAGAACAGGTGGCAGGTTGGAAGTTAGTCACCAACGCAGTGCATCAACATGGGGGGAGAATTTTCTTACAGTTATGGCATGTGGGCAGGATTTCCCATCCTGATTTTCAGCCGGATGGGGCTTTACCTGTGGCTCCTTCGGCTATTAAACCTAGTGGGGAGGCTCTAACTTTCGAGGGGATGAAGCCTTATGTGACACCAAGAGCCTTGGAAACTGAGGAAATTGCTGAAATAATCCAACAGTATCGCCGAGGTGCAGAAAATGCTTTAGCGGCGGGCTTTGATGGGGTGGAAATTCATGCGGCAAACGGTTATTTAATTGATCAATTTTTACGTAATTCCACAAACCAACGAACGGATAATTATGGTGGTTCTGTGGAAAATCGTGCGAGATTCCTATTGGAAATTACGGAAACTGTAACCAGTGTTTGGGGTGGAAACCGCGTAGGTGTGAGATTTTCTCCTAGTGGCACCTTTAATGATATTGCAGATTCTGACCCGGCAGCCATTTTTGGTTATGCGACGGAAGCTTTGAATTCCTTTGACTTGGCATATCTGCACATTTTTGAAGCTGTGGAAGCAGATATTCGTCATGGAGGAAGAGTTTTACCTACTAGCTATTTGCGATCGCTTTACAATGGAACCTTGATGGTGAATGGTGGTTATGATCGTCACCGTGCAGATGCAGTAATTACAACTGGACAAGCTGATTTAGTGGCTTTTGGGACTTTGTTTATTTCTAATCCTGATTTGCCGCAGCGTTTAGCTTTGGATGCTCCTTTAAATCAAGCAAATCCAAAGACATTTTACGGTGGAGGGGCGACAGGGTATACTGATTATCCTACTTTACAGGTTTAATTGCAAATTTAATTATTTGATTCTCAAGAGAGAGGTTCCACCAGAACGTCTCCACGGAGTTTGGGGTGAACGTCCAACTGCTGTGGGGGAAGGTATGGTCAA includes:
- a CDS encoding DUF427 domain-containing protein: MQPERIQPQTGQESVWDYPRPPRLEDTSKHIKIIFNGVAIAETNKAKRVLETSHPPVYYLPPEDIKMEYLIPVPQSSFCEWKGNAGYYTLRVGDKEVQKIAWYYPNPTPNFASIKNYVAFYAHPMDACYVDGELVTPQPGNFYGGWITQDILGPFKGIPGSWGW
- a CDS encoding rhodanese-like domain-containing protein, which gives rise to MRKSYINHISMPKLSKLKKWLLFGVSLFLFANIEFNLTLSTFPEVEFFGDSSEATQIFQITVESLKSFIDSQANNFATNFIIVDVRTPQEYQITKISDAVNIPLADIQQGTGIQKVKSIAKNQKIILYCSAGVRSAKALKLLNQAGISGINLQGGIREWRTKIEPTMPKS
- a CDS encoding sterol desaturase family protein, yielding MDLPDLTLIISILLFISLENTFPFFKFRSSFSQRTYPNLLLAIINITLSNFSLVVLLNWIWQQNSWYGLLNWIQLPWVAAVISFLVLDLYMYWWHRLIHIFPLGWRFHQVHHVEMSMNTSTAYKFHPIEVLMSGLPKLLLIWFLGIKPNYLLFYEVILSVGLIFHHSNWSIPWKLDKYLSYLIVTPNYHRLHHSQSIKDSQSNYASFFTIWDRVFKSYRYPRYPEKIQLGLFEYNQDLDIVKLIFLPFKNHRFFDKMHPKL
- a CDS encoding ArsR/SmtB family transcription factor produces the protein MRFLYHPDRKDMTLAGVLYAFGDPVRLEIVRQLATIGEQCCAGFDFAIAKSTMSNHFKILRESGVVLTRKEGTQHINTLRRDDLEILFPGLLDAVLRSAQPLPICTEEAPEVPVLVSN
- the trxA gene encoding thioredoxin codes for the protein MSSVTHVTEATFKQEVMESEIPVLVDFWAPWCGPCRMLSPVVDEVAVEYEGQVKVVKLNTDQNPTVASHYGIRSIPTLMVFKGGRQVDTVVGAVPKTTLSKTLSQYL
- a CDS encoding alkene reductase, which encodes MNTTDVNLFAPYKLAKLELPNRVIMAPLTRQRAGEGNVPHELNATYYAQRASAGLIIAEASQVCPQGQGYPHTPGIHSPEQVAGWKLVTNAVHQHGGRIFLQLWHVGRISHPDFQPDGALPVAPSAIKPSGEALTFEGMKPYVTPRALETEEIAEIIQQYRRGAENALAAGFDGVEIHAANGYLIDQFLRNSTNQRTDNYGGSVENRARFLLEITETVTSVWGGNRVGVRFSPSGTFNDIADSDPAAIFGYATEALNSFDLAYLHIFEAVEADIRHGGRVLPTSYLRSLYNGTLMVNGGYDRHRADAVITTGQADLVAFGTLFISNPDLPQRLALDAPLNQANPKTFYGGGATGYTDYPTLQV